The genome window AAGTCCGCGCGGTTGGTCCAGATTTCCGGCCTGGCCTTGGTCGCGCCCGGCAGGCTGTCCGATCCGGTGCCGGCCGGGAACATGGTCGGCAGGGCGGTGGCCCATTTGTTCAGGCCGGAGGCGGCGAACGCGATGCCCTGCGGCGGCGCGCCGGCGTCCAGCTGGGTCTTGATCGCCCCCAGGGTGACGGCGGACATGTCGAACGACGCCTGACGGGCCGCGACGATCTCGG of Brevundimonas subvibrioides contains these proteins:
- a CDS encoding c-type cytochrome produces the protein MKRTIVMGVVALMGVAGVAGAQGQTSPGPAEIVAARQASFDMSAVTLGAIKTQLDAGAPPQGIAFAASGLNKWATALPTMFPAGTGSDSLPGATKARPEIWTNRADFEAKAAAYAAATADLQAKVAANDTDGALAAWTIVRGTCGSCHDAYRE